A window of the Bacteroidota bacterium genome harbors these coding sequences:
- a CDS encoding T9SS type A sorting domain-containing protein has product MKRFTPVLSVIAAVCAFIFILNSSQGKKNPREDEELLESVVGVGDNPDAAYQFRYAILAGKERDIDLRGFRKDAVVYSKQHSVPAKNLMKVTTPFWSALGPGNIGGRVRSIVIDPLNSSIILAGSVSGGIWKTTDGGASWSPKTDGQDNLAISSMVVDPTNDSVVYAGTGEGWSNVDAVYGGGIFKSTDFGETWTLLSSTSSSASFGDVMKLAADSSGNIYAATKNYRYGYGPTTYTANGGLYKTTNGGTSWTEISSATFSTNYFNPTDVLPISSSIILYAVNANGSTLGGIYRTTNGGTNWSLVASNLPTSNYGRIALAQNPDTANIVFAVFESLDESSSGDGGLKGIYKSTDAGATWNQLGTPPKINSTSGRSYLSTQGWYDNVIAVDPNNTSNIYVAGVDMMKSTNGGATWSQLTFWNSYYGTPVVHADHHAIVFDKSHSGTIYDGDDGGIYKTTNSGGAWTDINNGLEITQFYGGATYRSGSTYYGGAQDNGHMKYGGSGTSWTEVYGGDGGYAAQDQTNSSVAYEEYVYLSISKTTDGGGTWNSCVSGLSDANSSSKCLFIAPFALDGQNSAVLIAGSNCVWVTSNSAGSWTQSSNVLSSGYEVSAVTIAGSSANYLGFAGTTDGRVFKCTSLDPSSGIDTWTEITPSGNNGGFVRRIVVDTNNTNQLYVTYGGYNTSGTLASRHVWSSTNQGSTWTDISGNLPNVPVHSLVINPVSSTTLYVGTETGVYSTTNGGSTWSSFNSGMASYVPTDELVLQKSTNTLFAFTHGRSAWIGSGGELPVELSAFNVSPQQSSAVLKWRTETEFNNYGFDVERSSVSTLQSQTASPSPGQWTRLGFVQGAGTSSAPIEYSFTDANVPAGKYSYRLKQINRDGTFQYSEAVDATIASAPSTFALYQNYPNPFNPSTTIRYSIPGKSKVRIDITNAIGQQIAVLDNDEEDPGDHQVEWRANVASGIYFYRINAESVDDPGNRFVEVKKMLLVK; this is encoded by the coding sequence ATGAAACGCTTTACACCCGTCCTCTCAGTCATTGCCGCCGTATGCGCATTTATCTTCATCCTCAATTCTTCTCAGGGAAAAAAGAACCCGCGGGAGGATGAGGAACTACTGGAATCGGTTGTCGGCGTCGGGGACAATCCGGATGCGGCCTACCAGTTTCGTTACGCGATCCTGGCCGGCAAAGAACGGGATATCGATCTGCGGGGATTTCGCAAGGATGCCGTGGTCTACTCAAAGCAGCATTCAGTTCCGGCGAAGAACCTGATGAAAGTAACGACGCCATTTTGGTCGGCTCTCGGTCCCGGGAATATCGGCGGCAGAGTCAGGTCGATCGTCATCGATCCGCTCAACAGCAGCATCATTCTTGCAGGGTCGGTTTCGGGCGGGATCTGGAAAACGACCGACGGGGGCGCATCATGGTCGCCAAAGACCGACGGACAGGATAATCTTGCAATAAGCTCGATGGTCGTCGACCCGACAAACGACAGCGTGGTCTACGCTGGCACCGGTGAGGGATGGTCCAACGTGGACGCTGTTTACGGCGGAGGGATCTTCAAGTCGACCGATTTCGGGGAGACATGGACGCTGCTTTCAAGCACGAGTTCGTCTGCAAGCTTCGGCGACGTGATGAAGCTGGCCGCCGATTCGTCCGGAAATATTTATGCCGCAACGAAGAACTACCGCTACGGTTACGGTCCAACGACATATACTGCGAACGGCGGACTGTATAAGACCACCAATGGCGGCACGTCGTGGACGGAGATCAGCTCGGCCACTTTTTCAACGAATTATTTCAATCCGACCGACGTCCTTCCGATTTCGTCGTCAATCATTTTGTATGCGGTCAACGCGAACGGTTCCACATTGGGCGGGATTTACCGCACCACCAACGGCGGCACAAACTGGAGCCTTGTTGCCTCGAACCTGCCGACGTCGAACTACGGAAGGATCGCTCTCGCTCAGAACCCCGATACCGCAAACATCGTGTTCGCGGTTTTTGAATCTCTCGATGAATCGTCCTCCGGCGACGGAGGGTTGAAAGGGATCTATAAATCCACCGACGCTGGAGCAACTTGGAATCAGCTCGGAACGCCTCCGAAAATCAACTCGACCAGCGGCAGGTCGTATCTCAGCACCCAGGGATGGTACGACAACGTTATTGCCGTCGACCCGAACAACACCAGCAATATCTATGTCGCCGGAGTCGACATGATGAAATCGACGAACGGAGGGGCGACCTGGTCGCAGCTGACCTTTTGGAATTCCTATTATGGAACGCCGGTCGTTCACGCGGACCATCATGCGATCGTGTTCGACAAAAGCCATTCGGGGACCATTTATGACGGAGACGACGGCGGCATCTACAAAACCACCAACAGCGGGGGAGCGTGGACCGACATCAACAACGGTCTGGAGATCACGCAGTTTTACGGCGGTGCAACTTACAGATCGGGCTCGACCTACTACGGCGGTGCCCAGGACAACGGCCACATGAAGTATGGCGGATCGGGAACATCATGGACAGAAGTTTACGGCGGCGACGGCGGCTATGCCGCGCAGGATCAAACGAACAGCTCCGTCGCGTACGAGGAGTACGTTTATCTTTCGATCAGCAAAACCACGGACGGAGGGGGGACATGGAACAGCTGCGTGAGCGGGCTATCGGACGCTAACAGCAGTTCGAAGTGCCTCTTCATCGCTCCGTTCGCATTGGACGGGCAGAACTCCGCCGTTCTGATCGCCGGATCAAATTGCGTGTGGGTAACATCGAATTCAGCGGGGAGCTGGACCCAATCGAGCAACGTTCTTTCGTCCGGCTATGAAGTAAGCGCTGTGACGATTGCCGGCTCGTCGGCGAATTATCTCGGGTTCGCCGGAACGACGGACGGACGGGTCTTTAAGTGCACAAGCCTCGACCCGTCGTCCGGGATCGATACGTGGACGGAAATTACTCCTTCCGGAAATAACGGCGGTTTCGTACGACGCATTGTTGTTGATACAAACAATACGAACCAACTCTATGTTACGTACGGCGGCTACAATACGAGCGGAACACTGGCATCGCGGCATGTCTGGTCCTCGACCAATCAGGGCTCGACCTGGACCGACATTTCCGGAAACCTGCCGAACGTTCCGGTCCATTCTCTCGTTATCAACCCTGTCTCTTCGACGACGCTTTATGTAGGGACCGAAACCGGAGTCTATTCGACGACGAACGGGGGGAGTACCTGGTCGTCGTTCAATTCCGGGATGGCGTCGTACGTTCCCACGGACGAGCTGGTGTTGCAGAAGAGCACGAACACCCTGTTTGCCTTCACCCACGGACGCAGTGCCTGGATCGGTTCCGGGGGAGAGCTTCCGGTGGAACTCTCTGCCTTTAACGTATCGCCGCAGCAATCCTCTGCCGTCTTAAAATGGAGGACGGAAACCGAGTTCAATAATTACGGCTTCGACGTCGAGCGTTCTTCCGTTTCCACTCTTCAAAGCCAGACGGCGAGCCCGAGCCCCGGTCAGTGGACGCGCCTCGGATTTGTTCAGGGAGCAGGGACAAGTTCCGCCCCGATTGAGTATTCGTTTACCGATGCCAACGTTCCCGCCGGAAAATATTCGTACCGCCTCAAACAAATAAACCGGGACGGTACATTTCAATATTCTGAGGCGGTGGACGCAACGATTGCCTCGGCCCCGTCAACGTTTGCACTGTATCAGAATTACCCCAATCCGTTCAACCCATCGACGACAATTCGCTACAGCATTCCCGGCAAAAGCAAGGTGAGGATCGACATCACAAATGCGATCGGCCAGCAGATTGCCGTGCTCGATAATGACGAAGAAGATCCGGGGGATCACCAGGTTGAGTGGCGCGCGAACGTTGCGTCCGGCATCTATTTCTACCGCATCAATGCCGAGAGCGTCGACGATCCGGGAAACAGATTTGTTGAAGTGAAAAAAATGCTGCTCGTCAAATGA
- a CDS encoding PAS domain S-box protein: protein MRNFFSLPELGDKESTAKAQIFFKLVSGTALIVTLILAVELFVLPENFMRWVYIAVAVDLVAIVLIALNRKGFIVLASHLFAGFILTMIFVLAWSAGGIRAPAIQEVPVIVLGAGLMLGWKKGAYYAAAAAAASAGLVLAERAGYLPPAAVVPTSTSVLVNSVLQVALLVLLQYLIVGNLNKTLSEAKEEVSRRTKAEEAWKESESRFQGFIEQAPVAIIVSRGGKGVYVNKKFAEMMGLKSVEEAVGRPIIEYYAPQRRKEREERTRQRLIGHPVSSEFESIGLRTDGTQFPVQVSVAKHQLRDGEVYIAFVVDISERTKTEEKLRFERMLLRTLIDNIPDSIYSKDILGRKTLANDAEVRNLRMNSEADIIGKTDYDFYPKELADGFTADDQRVLLTGQAVLNREEFILDEKGEKRWLLTSKLPLKDVEGRIIGLAGIGHDNTEHRRAEDQLRKLSLAIEQSQASVIITDIRGTIEYVNPKFTQVTGYTLEDVLGKNPRILKSGETSDEQYRKMWETISAGKAWRGEFHNRKKNGELFWEMASISPVKDQDNLIINFVAVKEDITERKQVDEALRNAQKLESIGTLAGGIAHDFNNLLNAILGQSTLAINKLPKENPAKSHIEKTIKAAERAADLTRHLLAYSGKGKFITEEIDVNRLVNENVQILEISVPKSVRLRYDLCVPSPHIKGDVAQIQQVIMNLIINAGEAITPNPGIITVRSRCIGLSENDIAYWKYTNTPLVAGTYASLQVIDTGQGMKPEVLARIFDPFFTTKFTGRGLGLAAVLGIVRGHNGGLRIESKEGKGTEFEVVFPLIQATPSIGQKPMKAAAVVNGTGKTVLIIDDEPSVLELLNDVFSDASFKVMEASNPVEGIDLYRRNEHAVDLVVLDYSMPGMDGKAAFEELVRINKDVVVILCSGYTEEEIRSTFDGVRPRAFVQKPYKPSQFLGTVAKILKIDGYSAG, encoded by the coding sequence ATGAGAAATTTCTTTTCACTTCCCGAACTTGGCGACAAAGAATCGACGGCGAAGGCGCAAATATTTTTTAAGCTGGTCAGCGGAACTGCGCTGATCGTGACTTTGATCCTTGCCGTTGAGCTTTTCGTTCTGCCGGAGAATTTCATGAGGTGGGTCTATATTGCCGTTGCCGTAGACCTTGTAGCCATCGTGCTGATCGCCTTAAATAGAAAAGGATTCATCGTATTGGCATCCCACCTGTTCGCGGGGTTCATCCTAACGATGATCTTTGTTCTGGCATGGTCTGCAGGCGGCATCAGAGCTCCGGCGATTCAGGAGGTACCGGTCATCGTTCTCGGCGCCGGTCTCATGCTTGGCTGGAAGAAAGGGGCCTACTACGCTGCCGCGGCTGCTGCGGCGAGCGCAGGTCTGGTGCTCGCTGAGCGCGCCGGGTATTTACCCCCCGCTGCGGTTGTACCGACTTCGACAAGCGTTCTGGTGAATTCGGTCCTGCAAGTTGCTCTTCTTGTTCTGCTTCAATACCTCATCGTGGGAAATCTCAACAAAACTCTCAGCGAAGCAAAAGAAGAAGTCAGCCGCCGCACGAAAGCTGAAGAGGCATGGAAAGAAAGCGAATCGCGATTCCAGGGCTTCATCGAACAAGCACCGGTTGCGATTATCGTTTCGAGAGGGGGAAAAGGTGTGTATGTCAACAAAAAATTCGCGGAGATGATGGGATTGAAAAGCGTTGAGGAGGCCGTCGGTCGCCCTATCATCGAATATTACGCGCCGCAGCGGAGAAAGGAACGAGAAGAGCGGACACGCCAGCGTCTGATTGGTCATCCCGTTTCCTCGGAGTTCGAGTCCATCGGCCTCAGAACCGACGGTACGCAGTTTCCCGTCCAGGTGTCCGTTGCGAAACACCAACTCCGGGATGGAGAAGTGTACATTGCCTTCGTCGTCGACATCAGCGAACGAACGAAAACGGAAGAGAAACTGCGATTCGAACGCATGCTTCTCCGCACGCTCATCGATAATATTCCCGACTCGATTTATTCCAAAGATATTCTCGGCCGAAAGACACTGGCCAATGATGCCGAGGTGCGGAACCTTCGGATGAATTCGGAAGCGGACATCATTGGGAAGACCGACTACGACTTTTACCCGAAAGAACTCGCCGACGGATTTACTGCCGATGATCAACGGGTGCTCCTCACGGGGCAGGCGGTGTTGAACAGGGAAGAATTTATTCTGGATGAAAAGGGGGAGAAGCGATGGCTGTTGACCTCCAAGCTGCCGCTGAAGGACGTGGAAGGGCGGATCATCGGACTGGCCGGAATAGGACATGACAATACCGAACATCGGCGTGCCGAGGACCAGCTTCGAAAGCTCTCGCTTGCCATAGAACAGAGTCAGGCTTCTGTCATCATCACCGATATCCGGGGAACCATCGAGTACGTGAATCCCAAGTTTACTCAGGTCACCGGCTACACGCTGGAAGATGTCTTGGGGAAGAATCCGCGGATTCTCAAGTCGGGTGAAACGTCGGACGAACAATACAGGAAAATGTGGGAAACGATCTCTGCGGGCAAAGCGTGGAGGGGGGAGTTCCACAACAGGAAAAAGAACGGGGAGCTTTTCTGGGAAATGGCGTCGATCTCGCCCGTCAAGGACCAGGACAACCTGATCATCAATTTTGTAGCCGTCAAAGAAGACATTACCGAACGGAAACAAGTGGATGAGGCGCTGCGCAATGCGCAAAAACTTGAGAGCATTGGAACGCTCGCCGGGGGGATTGCGCACGACTTCAACAACCTCCTCAACGCAATTCTTGGGCAATCGACTCTCGCCATCAACAAGCTGCCGAAGGAAAACCCGGCAAAGAGTCACATTGAAAAAACGATCAAGGCGGCGGAGCGGGCGGCCGACCTTACGCGGCATCTTCTTGCATACTCGGGCAAAGGGAAGTTCATCACGGAAGAGATCGATGTCAATCGGCTCGTCAATGAGAACGTTCAGATTCTTGAAATCTCGGTCCCTAAAAGCGTTCGGCTGCGGTATGACCTTTGCGTTCCTTCCCCGCACATTAAGGGCGATGTAGCGCAGATCCAGCAGGTCATTATGAACCTTATCATCAACGCCGGAGAGGCGATAACCCCCAACCCCGGTATCATCACCGTCCGTTCAAGATGCATCGGACTTTCCGAAAATGATATCGCCTATTGGAAGTATACGAACACCCCGTTAGTCGCCGGCACATACGCTTCTCTTCAAGTCATCGATACTGGGCAAGGCATGAAGCCGGAGGTGTTGGCGCGCATTTTCGACCCATTCTTTACGACGAAGTTTACGGGGAGAGGCCTCGGCCTTGCCGCTGTTCTGGGAATTGTGCGGGGACATAATGGAGGGCTGCGCATCGAAAGTAAGGAGGGAAAAGGAACGGAGTTTGAAGTGGTCTTTCCCCTGATTCAAGCCACACCGTCGATTGGGCAAAAGCCTATGAAAGCCGCTGCCGTTGTCAATGGAACGGGAAAAACCGTTCTCATCATCGACGATGAACCCTCGGTGCTGGAGTTGTTGAACGATGTCTTCAGCGATGCCAGTTTTAAAGTGATGGAAGCATCGAATCCCGTTGAAGGTATCGATCTTTACCGTCGCAATGAGCACGCCGTCGATCTGGTCGTGCTCGACTATTCAATGCCAGGCATGGACGGAAAAGCTGCATTTGAGGAGCTGGTAAGAATCAACAAGGACGTCGTAGTGATACTTTGTTCCGGTTACACCGAAGAAGAGATACGGTCGACGTTTGACGGCGTTCGTCCCCGCGCATTTGTGCAAAAGCCCTATAAACCGAGCCAGTTTCTTGGCACCGTTGCGAAAATTCTGAAGATCGACGGATACTCCGCCGGGTAA
- a CDS encoding SprT family zinc-dependent metalloprotease, producing MIEYRIRVSRRSRSVRLSVSHYSGVVVTVPSGFDTSEVPGIILRKEEWIKRSIEKIRSSAPARQIPARVDLRSIGRSFALEVHASPRGRSLLVEENDVLKLFVNPHNKRFPFALLRKWVRKKSKEILIPWLERVSRDHGLPYNSCAIRSQRTRWGSCSAKKNISLNSALLFLSPELVGYLMIHELCHTVEMNHSKKFWELVERHCTGSRRLDKELTSAAKSMEWWLR from the coding sequence ATGATTGAGTACAGAATTCGCGTCAGCCGCCGGTCGCGCTCCGTTCGGCTTTCGGTTTCTCATTATTCCGGCGTCGTTGTCACCGTCCCTTCGGGGTTCGATACGTCCGAAGTCCCCGGGATCATTCTCCGCAAGGAAGAATGGATCAAGAGGTCGATCGAAAAGATCAGGTCGTCTGCGCCGGCGCGACAGATTCCTGCGCGCGTGGACCTTCGGAGCATCGGACGCAGCTTTGCTCTGGAAGTTCACGCGAGCCCTCGCGGAAGGAGCTTGCTCGTCGAAGAAAACGATGTCCTGAAGCTGTTTGTCAACCCGCACAATAAAAGATTTCCCTTTGCCCTTTTGAGGAAATGGGTGCGAAAGAAATCTAAGGAGATCCTTATTCCATGGCTGGAGCGGGTGAGCAGAGACCACGGGTTGCCCTATAATAGTTGCGCTATTCGATCCCAGCGAACGCGATGGGGGAGTTGTTCCGCGAAAAAGAATATCAGCCTGAACAGCGCCCTTCTTTTCCTCTCCCCCGAGCTTGTGGGCTACCTGATGATCCACGAATTGTGCCACACGGTGGAAATGAATCATTCCAAAAAATTTTGGGAGCTTGTGGAGAGACATTGCACGGGATCCCGGCGCCTTGACAAGGAGCTGACATCCGCCGCAAAGTCGATGGAGTGGTGGCTCCGATAG
- a CDS encoding alpha/beta fold hydrolase, translating into MATTLILPGISNSGPEHWQTRWEKLDPSFIRVQQDEWEAPRCADWVKRLDETISSTPGPIVLVGHSSACALVAHWVQRAAPANLRRIQGALLVGPSDPDGPNYPAGPTGFSPMPLVPLPFRSIVAASTDDRFVALERAREYAHAWNSRLVIIQNAGHINSASGLGDWPEGFALLKELQKL; encoded by the coding sequence ATGGCGACGACCCTTATCCTCCCGGGAATTTCAAATTCCGGCCCTGAACACTGGCAAACTCGTTGGGAAAAACTCGATCCTTCTTTTATAAGAGTTCAGCAGGATGAGTGGGAAGCCCCCCGGTGCGCCGATTGGGTCAAACGGCTGGACGAGACAATCTCTTCGACGCCGGGGCCGATCGTTTTGGTGGGACACAGCTCCGCCTGCGCTCTCGTTGCTCACTGGGTTCAGCGCGCGGCGCCGGCGAACCTCCGCCGTATACAAGGAGCGCTCCTTGTCGGGCCGAGCGACCCGGACGGACCTAACTACCCCGCGGGACCCACGGGTTTTAGTCCGATGCCGCTGGTCCCCCTCCCTTTTCGATCGATCGTTGCCGCCAGTACCGATGATAGATTCGTCGCACTCGAGCGGGCGCGGGAATATGCTCATGCATGGAACAGCCGTCTGGTGATCATCCAAAATGCCGGACACATCAATTCCGCCAGCGGGCTCGGCGATTGGCCGGAAGGATTCGCCTTGCTCAAAGAGCTGCAAAAACTGTAA
- a CDS encoding STAS/SEC14 domain-containing protein, giving the protein MTTQQIKPPEGTKIVEGEIADYWMDEAGILYSLSKSPRRTIRNITENVALVKRITGGKKAPLLIYLSNSPVPDKETQRFSTEQLPNVYTAMAMVSKPGLAQFIMKLLFKLKPPPIPMRSFSNDIEARAWLLQFCRPPAR; this is encoded by the coding sequence ATGACGACTCAGCAGATTAAACCGCCGGAAGGGACAAAGATCGTTGAAGGGGAAATAGCCGATTATTGGATGGATGAAGCGGGGATTCTCTACTCTCTCTCAAAAAGTCCGAGGCGTACGATAAGGAACATCACGGAGAATGTCGCGCTGGTCAAACGGATCACCGGCGGAAAGAAGGCGCCGCTGTTGATCTATCTGAGCAATTCTCCGGTCCCCGACAAAGAGACGCAGCGATTTTCTACCGAGCAGCTGCCGAACGTTTATACCGCCATGGCCATGGTATCCAAACCGGGGCTGGCACAATTCATCATGAAACTCCTTTTCAAGCTCAAGCCGCCGCCGATACCGATGAGATCGTTTTCAAACGATATCGAAGCGAGAGCGTGGCTGCTGCAATTTTGTCGACCGCCTGCCCGCTAA
- a CDS encoding DoxX family protein, producing the protein MNLFQRAASTRASSAAILIRFAVGLIFFTQGILKFIDPKLGVLRFTKIGFPSPEFMAHFVGTFEIICGAAVILGLFTRLASIPLLIIMLMAIATTKIPELFRPEQGFWFMVSDAKTDYAMLLSVTYLLIVGAGAWSLDIRFFPGGEQNVKQGGA; encoded by the coding sequence ATGAACCTGTTTCAACGCGCCGCTTCGACCCGGGCTTCCAGCGCGGCAATATTGATCCGCTTTGCCGTAGGACTGATTTTTTTCACGCAGGGCATCTTGAAATTCATCGACCCCAAACTCGGCGTCCTTCGGTTTACGAAAATAGGATTTCCTTCTCCCGAATTCATGGCCCACTTTGTCGGAACCTTCGAGATCATCTGCGGAGCGGCGGTGATACTCGGCCTCTTCACCCGGCTTGCAAGCATTCCGCTCCTCATTATCATGCTGATGGCCATTGCGACGACAAAAATTCCCGAGTTGTTTCGGCCGGAGCAGGGCTTCTGGTTCATGGTCAGCGATGCCAAAACCGACTATGCAATGCTGCTGAGCGTGACCTATCTCCTTATCGTCGGTGCCGGCGCATGGTCGCTTGATATCCGATTTTTTCCGGGCGGGGAGCAGAACGTGAAACAGGGAGGAGCGTAG
- a CDS encoding two-component regulator propeller domain-containing protein, with protein sequence MRTSCDRFAGLRKCSWIFAAAIFIFTGSSTLFAQVLPSEHWDLTGEFKSYIHESWTTEHGLPQNIITAIAQTPDGYLWLGTQLGLVRFDGVSFKTFDRYNTPQMVNEFVRRLAVAGDSSLWVGTDHGGLISYRDGIIAASKLTDSLSVGGVRVLCAGTGRTLWAAIPGLGVWKNDGNQWSPVVSSRPLTSSRAAFADLDGTLWLGEQGALVHIIGDSTVWYDSRQGMPGSQVLSIDRAPNGALLIGTLQDGLYRLLKNKFVPLPEGAELQHADVTAMCNDPHGGVWVGCFDKGLYFYDGASVKQCIANVSSPPLRILSIAYDNEGSLWFGTSGDGLHRFRRSAVRYLQPISNEISSQVWAVLLRGGEMWLGTREHGLRCIVGGKIVVPPMPKKLASATISSLLDTHDGSLWVGCEDGLFRRSAGTTTEIMMPDGRPFSNVYALLQDHTGTIWIGGEGLFTLKNNSPKKIEGMPSSFSVNYLLEDRDHNLWIGSDANGVGLLSNNKISFFTKDSGVTSNTILCLYEGTGGEIWAGTEGGGLSIYKNGRWGSFTTDNGLIDNYVNTIIPADDTTIWMSTNRGLFGAPAHSIIDVAEGRAARCEGTSIESHDGLQTIEFGGGLQTCSAKTADGTLWFVSLKGLVGYNPRERKQKLPAPQVHIESIVVNGQRQQASNGAEFDPGVASIQFEYAGLSYINPPAMRYRYSLEGFDKKWIDGGSRHEVMYTNLAPGTYIFRVLAANSDGVWSTRDASLRFTILPHFWQTGLFNFFAFVVLISVILGIFRIRVRQILKREEDLKRRIDEALVNIKMLHGLIPICANCKKIRDDKGFWNDVAQYISEHSEAVMTHGLCPECSEKLYGEELRRIRAKKESGGSAASS encoded by the coding sequence ATGCGGACCTCCTGCGATCGATTTGCGGGTCTGAGAAAATGCAGCTGGATATTCGCGGCGGCCATTTTCATCTTTACGGGGAGTTCAACCCTTTTTGCGCAAGTCCTTCCTTCGGAACACTGGGACCTCACCGGCGAATTCAAATCGTACATCCACGAATCGTGGACAACAGAGCACGGGCTCCCGCAGAATATCATCACTGCCATCGCTCAGACGCCGGACGGTTATCTCTGGCTTGGAACACAACTGGGCCTTGTTCGTTTCGACGGGGTCTCCTTCAAGACATTCGACCGCTACAACACTCCGCAAATGGTGAACGAATTCGTCCGGCGGCTTGCCGTTGCCGGCGACAGCTCGCTGTGGGTCGGAACCGACCACGGCGGCTTGATCTCTTATCGCGACGGAATCATCGCTGCAAGCAAACTCACGGACAGTCTGAGCGTCGGGGGGGTGCGCGTCCTTTGCGCGGGAACCGGCCGCACCCTTTGGGCCGCCATCCCAGGCCTCGGCGTCTGGAAGAACGACGGGAACCAATGGAGCCCGGTCGTTTCCTCGAGGCCGCTGACTTCGTCGCGCGCGGCATTTGCGGACCTGGACGGAACGCTCTGGCTCGGTGAACAAGGCGCCCTGGTCCACATCATAGGCGATTCAACGGTATGGTACGATTCACGGCAGGGAATGCCCGGATCCCAGGTCCTCTCGATCGACCGGGCGCCGAACGGCGCTCTTCTTATCGGGACGCTCCAGGACGGACTTTATCGTCTCTTGAAAAACAAGTTCGTTCCGCTCCCCGAGGGGGCTGAATTACAGCATGCCGATGTCACCGCGATGTGCAATGACCCGCACGGGGGCGTCTGGGTCGGCTGTTTCGACAAGGGGCTGTACTTTTATGACGGCGCTTCAGTGAAGCAATGCATTGCGAATGTTTCCAGTCCTCCCCTTCGCATCCTCTCGATCGCATACGACAACGAAGGGAGTCTCTGGTTCGGAACCTCGGGGGACGGGCTGCATCGCTTCCGGCGCAGCGCGGTCCGGTATCTGCAGCCGATCAGCAATGAGATTTCCTCGCAGGTCTGGGCTGTCTTGCTGCGCGGCGGCGAAATGTGGCTGGGAACAAGGGAACACGGGCTGCGCTGCATCGTCGGGGGAAAAATTGTCGTTCCCCCGATGCCGAAAAAACTGGCATCGGCAACCATCAGTTCCCTGTTGGACACCCATGACGGGAGCTTATGGGTCGGCTGCGAGGATGGATTGTTCAGGAGATCAGCCGGCACAACAACCGAAATAATGATGCCTGACGGCCGGCCGTTCTCGAACGTGTACGCGCTTTTGCAGGATCACACCGGGACGATCTGGATCGGAGGAGAAGGCCTCTTCACGCTGAAGAACAATTCCCCCAAAAAGATCGAAGGAATGCCGTCAAGCTTTTCCGTCAATTATCTGCTCGAGGACAGAGACCACAACCTCTGGATCGGCTCGGACGCTAACGGCGTCGGCCTTCTCTCGAACAACAAGATCTCCTTTTTCACAAAAGACAGCGGCGTCACGAGCAATACGATCCTCTGTTTGTACGAGGGGACGGGGGGAGAGATTTGGGCGGGAACTGAAGGAGGGGGGCTTAGCATCTACAAGAACGGGCGCTGGGGATCGTTCACCACCGACAACGGATTGATCGACAATTACGTCAACACGATCATTCCGGCGGATGACACCACGATCTGGATGTCGACCAACCGTGGATTGTTCGGCGCTCCGGCGCATTCGATCATCGATGTTGCCGAAGGGCGTGCGGCACGGTGCGAGGGGACGTCGATCGAGTCGCACGACGGGCTGCAAACGATCGAATTCGGCGGAGGGCTGCAGACGTGTTCCGCCAAAACTGCCGATGGAACTCTCTGGTTCGTCAGCTTAAAAGGACTGGTCGGATACAATCCGCGGGAACGAAAACAGAAGTTGCCTGCGCCCCAGGTGCACATCGAATCCATCGTTGTGAACGGTCAGCGTCAGCAGGCATCCAACGGCGCCGAATTTGACCCCGGTGTCGCATCCATCCAGTTCGAATACGCGGGCCTCAGTTATATTAATCCCCCCGCCATGCGGTACCGGTATTCTTTGGAAGGGTTCGATAAAAAATGGATCGACGGGGGAAGCCGGCACGAGGTCATGTACACGAACCTCGCCCCCGGAACGTATATCTTCCGTGTCCTCGCTGCGAACAGCGACGGGGTCTGGAGCACGCGCGACGCATCGCTCCGGTTCACGATCCTTCCTCACTTCTGGCAAACGGGGCTGTTCAATTTTTTCGCCTTCGTTGTTCTGATCTCGGTCATCCTCGGGATCTTTCGGATTCGTGTCAGGCAGATCTTAAAGAGAGAAGAAGATCTGAAGCGGCGGATCGATGAAGCGCTGGTGAACATCAAAATGCTTCACGGCCTGATCCCAATTTGTGCGAACTGCAAAAAGATCCGCGACGACAAGGGATTCTGGAACGACGTCGCGCAATACATCAGTGAACACTCCGAGGCCGTCATGACCCACGGGTTGTGCCCCGAGTGTTCCGAAAAATTATATGGAGAGGAATTGAGAAGGATACGGGCAAAGAAAGAAAGCGGAGGGTCCGCGGCATCCTCGTAA